In Thermodesulfobacteriota bacterium, the genomic stretch CGGGTCGAAGGGTATCTCCCGTATCTTGTCCTTGGGGAGCTCCTCTATGTCCATGCCGCCGTGGTGCGTTATGGTCATCATCGGGGCGCGGTAGAGGGTCGAGTCGGTTATCGAGAAATAGACCTCGTGCTCCGCGGACACCCCTCCCTCGAAGGTGACCCCGTCGGCCTTGACCGAGTTGGTCCCAAAGGTGTGCTCGATGAAATAGAGCCTCTCCTTCTCCTTCAGGGCGGTAGCTATGTCCTTGGCCCTGCCGATGAGGCCCGCCTTCCCCTTCTTGCCGACCCCGCCCTTGAATATGGGCTTTATGAAGACCTGCCCGCACTTCTTGATGAGGTCCTTTATCTCGTCCACGCTCGCTTCAGGCCCGAGGACCTCGGCGTGAGGGTACTCGACCCTTTTAAGGAGCTTGTGCCCCCAGTAAAGGCCTGTAAGCTGCATAACTACCTCCGTTCTTTGCCGATAGGGTTGATGGCCGCCCCGCAATAAAATCCCGGGGGCGGCCCGGTATCTATATCGACCAGGTATTTATATCGAATCGACTATCGCGTTAAGTGTGGCGCTCGGGCGCATCGCCTTCGCGGTCTTTACAGTGTCCGGGCGGTAGTAGCCGCCGATGTCCTGGGGCTTGCCCTGAGAACCGTTGAGCTCGGCCACTATCTTCGCCTCGTTCTCGGCAAGCTCCTTTGCGGGCCTGGCGAAGCGGTCCTTAAGCTCCTTGTCCCTGGTCTGCTCGGCGAGCGCCTCAGCCCAGTACATGGCGAGGTAGAAATGGCTTCCGCGGTTGTCGAGCTCGCCGACCTTCCTCGCGGGCGACTTGTTGTTGTCGAGTATCTTCCCTATGGCCTGGTCGAGCGTGTCGGCCAGTACCTGGGCCCTGGCGTTCTTCTGCGTATTGGCAAGGTGCTCAAGCGAGACGCCGAGCGCGAGGAACTCGCCGAGGGAGTCCCACCGGAGATACCCCTCCTCGACGAACTGCTGCACGTGCTTGGGGGCCGAGCCGCCGGCGCCGGTCTCGAAGAGTCCTCCGCCGTCCATGAGCGGGACAATCGAGAGCATCTTGGCGGACGTGCCGAGCTCGAGTATAGGGAAGAGGTCGGTGAGATAGTCGCGGAGCACGTTCCCGGTGACCGAAATCGTGTCCTGCCCCTTCCTTATGCGCTCGAGCGAGAAGCGGGTGGCTTCGACCGGGGACATTATCCTGATGTCCAGGCCCTTGGTGTCGTGGTCCTTCAGGTACTTCTCGACCTTGCTTATGAGCTCCCTGTCGTGTGCCCTCCCCTTGTCGAGCCAGAAGACGGCGGGGGCGCCGGTTGCCCTGGCCCTCGTGACGGCCAGCTTCACCCAGTCCTGTATCGGGGCGTCCTTGGTCTGGCAGGCGCGGAAGATGTCGCCTTCCTCGACCTTCTGCTCTATGAGGGCCTTTCCGGACTCGTCCACTATGCGGATTAAGCCGCTGCCGGGGGCCTTGAAGGTCTTGTCGTGCGAACCGTACTCCTCGGCCTTCTGGGCCATGAGGCCGACGTTCGGCACGCTCCCTATTGTCCTCGGGTCGTATGCGCCGTTCTTCTTGCAGTCTTCTATGACAGCCTGGTAGACCCCGGCGTAGCTCCTGTCCGGTATCACGGCCTTGGCGTCATGGAGCTTGCCGTCCGGGCCCCACATCTTGCCGGACTCCCTTATCATCGCCGGCATGGAGGCGTCGATGATGACGTCGCTCGGCACGTGCAGGTTGGTGATGCCCTTGTCGGAGTTCACCATCGCAATGGCCGGGCGCTTCTCATATACGGCCTTGATGTCCGCCTCTATCTCCGCCCTCTTGGCCTCCGGGAGCTTCTGTATCTTTGCGTAAAGGTCGCCGAGGCCGTTATTGACGTCTACCCCGAGCTCGCTTATCGTCGCGGCGTGCTTCTCGAATACGTCCTTGTAGAAGACCGAGACAGCGTGGCCGAACATGATGGGGTCCGAGACCTTCATCATCGTGCCCTTCAAATGGAGCGAAAAGAGGACTCCCTGCTTCTTCGCGTCCTCTATCTGAGCCTCGAAGAACTTCCTGAGCGAAGCGCGGCTCATTACCGAAGCGTCGAGCACCTCTCCGGCCTTGAGCGCCGTCTTCTCCTTGAGGACCGTCGTCTTGCCGTCCTGCCCTACGAACTCTATCCTGACGTTCCCGGCCTTCTCGACCGTAACGGATTTCTCGCTCCCGTAGAAGTCGCCGCCGTCCATGTGCGAGACGTGGGACTTGGAATCCGCCGTCCACGCGCCCATCTTGTGGGGGTTTTTCCTTGCGTAGTTCTTGACCGATGCCGCGGCCCTCCGGTCGGAGTTGCCTTCCCTCAAGACCGGGTTCACGGCGCTCCCGAGGACCTTGCCGTACCTGGCCTTTATCTCCTTCTCGGCGTCGGTCTTGGGGTCTTCGGGATAGTCGGGTACCTTGTAGCCCTTTTCCTGCAGCTCCTTTATAGCGGCCTTGAGCTGCGGGATGGAGGCGCTGATGTTCGGAAGCTTTATGATGTTCGCCTCGGGCTTTTTCGCGAGCTCTCCGAGAGCGGCGAGCTCGTCCTGGATCCTCTGCCCCTCCGTCAGGTTTTCGGGGAAATTCGCGATGATCCTTCCCGAGAGGGAGATGTCCCTGGTCTCGACTTTAATTCCCGCCGCCCCGGTAAAGGCTTGGATGATGGGGAGCAGGGAATATGTTGCCAGCGCTGGCGCCTCATCGATCGCGGTATAGATGATCTTGGACATGTACCCCTCCTGTTTCTTCTGAAAAGGTTTTAAGATAATACTGTATATAGTCCTGTAATAACAGTTTTTTCTGCAGGTCTGTCGCTATCGCAAGCGGTTGTCAAAGAGTTTGCTTCCGGGCTGCGCCTATCCGGACTCGGCCCTGCCCCCCGGGGCGGCACGGCATAAAAAAACCGCCAAGGCAAAAGATGCGGGTCTTCAAAACCCGAGTCAATTGCCCAGACGGTCGGCCTTCATATTCGGAAACCCCGCTCCCCGGTGGTGCCCACCTTGATTCCGTCAGTTACGGGATTTTGACCTGGCAGGCTGCTGGTATATTTTGAGAGAACCTTTTTTCTAAAATGGTTCTCCCAAAGTTATTAGCAATCTGTTAAGGCCTATCTATAAGGCTTGAGAAGTGTAGGACAAGAAGGGGTTTTTGTCAAGCCTTTTTTGCCGGTCTTTTCCGGCGTATTGCCGGTCTTTTCAGTCTATGGATTCGTAGCGCGGGAGGAGCCTTGAGAGGGTGTCCGCGAGGTGTTCGGGCATGACCTTTACGTCGGCGATGGCAGGCATGAAGTTGGCGTCGCCCGGCCACCTTGGCACGACGTGCAAGTGCAGGTGGTCGTCTATTCCCGCGCCTGCAGCCTTCCCTATGTTCATGCCTATGTTGAAGCCGCCGGGGGACATTGATTCCGTGAGCACCCTCGTGGAATGTGCCGTGAGGCGGAAGATATCCGCCGACTCTTCCACGGTAAGCGACTCGATATCCGGGACGTGGCGGAGGGGCGCTATCATCAGGTGGCCGTTATTGTAGGGGTATTTGTTCAGTACGACGAGGGAATGCCTTCCCCTGTACAGGAGAAGCCCATCTCCGGGCCTGCCGGTCCCGGCCTTGCAGAATACGCAGCCCTTCTCCTTCCCTGACTTGATGTACTCGAGGCGCCAGGGCGCCCACAGGCGTTTCATCAGTTCCCGTCGTTTATCCTTTCCCGTATCTCCTTGCCGGCCTTGAAGAAGGGCACCTTCTTGGCGTCTATGAAGATGTTCTCGCCTGATTTGGGGTTACGGCCCTGCCGTCCGTCGCGTTCCTTGATCTTGAAGCTGCCGAACCCGCGTATCTCCACCTTGTCGCCCTTGGACAGGCTCTGGGCCATTGACTCGAACAGGGTGTCGACGATTATCTCCACGTCCCTCCTCGAGAAATTGGTGATCTTTGCGGCTACGGCCTCGATCAGCTCACTCTTGGTCATGTTGCTTTCTGCCTCCTTTTACCTGGCTGGATTTGGCATCAGATACATCAACCTAAGGCCCGAGAGGAGCTCGGTGAGTTTGTCCACCGAGGCGTCCCCCATCAACGCCTTCCAGAAGCCTACGTTCTTCTTCCTCGGATATATCACCTCGGGCTCGCCTTCGATCCCCGCAAGGCGTGCGCCGAGTTCAATAGCGTCATGGAGGCCCCCGAGCTCGTCAACCAGCCCCTCTGCCTTGGCCTGCGCGCCCGAGAATATCCTGCCGTCGGCAAGCCTCTTTACGGCCTCCGGCGGAAGCCCCCTGCCTTCGGCAACGGCCTCTACGAACTGGCTGTTCACGTCGTCTATGACCGACTGGAGGAGCTCTCTTTCCTCCTCGTCCATCTCGCGGAGCGGCGAGCCTACGTCCTTGAACCTGCCGCTCTTGACCACATACCCCTTGAGACCGAGCTTCCCAAGGAGCTCCTGCACGTTGAAAAATTCTATTATGACGCCTATCGAGCCCGTTATGGTGCCGGGGTTGGCCACGATTTTATGCGCCGCCACCGCCGCGTAGTACCCGCCCGAGGCGGCGATCGTCCCCATCGAGGCGACTACCGTCTTCTTTTCCCTTAGCCGCTCTATTTCCCTGTGTATCTCCTGCGAGGGCCCCACCGCGCCGCCAGGCGAATCTATGCGGAGCACCACGGCCTTTATGTCCGCCCTCTCCCCGAGCTCGCGTAGCTCGCGGGTGAAATCGTTCGGCTCTGCGATTATCCCCTCGAGCTCCACTACCGCCACCTTGTCAGCGCCGATGCCGCGTCCGGCGATGACGCCCACGGCTATGGAGACGAGTATTATGGCTATGAAAACGGCCCCGAAGGCCGCAAGGAGGTTCCTCAGGAACTCCCCTCTGCGCCCGTGCATCAGGGGTTACCGTCACCCGCAGGCTCGGCCTGGCTTTTTACCTCCCTGACGGAGAGGCCGATCTTGTTGTCCTCGGGGTCCACGTTAAGGACCTCGACCTCGACGATGTCGCCCTCCTTTATGTCCGCGCCGCGCTTTTTGCCGCGGCTCAATTCCGATACGTGCACCAGCCCTTCGAGCCCGGCCTCGAGCTCGACGAAGGCGCCGAAGTCGGCCACACTCGTCACTTTGCCGTCCACGATCATGCCAGGCTTGTAGCGCTCCTCAACGCCCTGCCAGGGGTTTTTCTCAAGCAGCTTGGTCGAGAGGGAGAACCTTCTGTTGGCGGCGTCTATGTTGAGCACCACTGCCTCGACCTCCTGCCCCTTCCTGAATAGCTCCGAGGGGTGCTTCACCTTTTTCCAGGAGAGGTCCGATATATGGACGAGGCCGTCGATGCCCTCCTCTATGCCGATGAAAACGCCGAAGTCGGTTATGTTCTTGACGACACCCGAGACCCTGGAGCCCTTGGGATAGCGCCCCTCGGCCTCTATCCACGGGTTGGACTCGGTCTGCTTCATTCCGAGGGATATCCGTTTGCTCGCGGGGTCCAGGTCGATCACTTCCACCTCGACCCTGTCCCCTACCTTGACCTTCTGGGAGGGGTGCTTGAGCTTGGTCCATGACATCTCGGAGATGTGCACCAGGCCCTCGAGCCCCGGCTCGAGCTCTACGAAGGCGCCGTAGTCGGTGATGTTGACGACGGTCCCGGTGGTCCGGGTGCCGGGCGTGAACTTCTCCCCCGCCTTTATCCAGGGATCCTCGACCGTCTGCTTCATGCCGAGGGATATCTTGTTCTCCTCCCTGTTGAACTTCAAGACCATCACCTTAACGGTGTCGCCGATCTTCAGGAGCTGCGAAGGGTGGGTGACCTTGCCCCAGGACAGGTCCGTAAGGTGCACGAGCCCGTCTATGCCTCCGAGGTCGATGAATGCGCCGTAATCGGTAATGTTCTTTACGGTCCCCTCCACGGTCGCGCCCTCGGCAAGGGTCTCTAGGGTGGTCTTCCGGAGGACCTCCCTCTCCTCTTCCAGGAGCACCCTCCTTGAGACGATGACGTTGTTTTTGCGCCTGTTATATTTGAGTATCCTGAACTTGAACCTCTGGCCTATGAGCTTGTCCGGGTTCCTTACAGGCTTAAGGTCTACCTGTGAGCCCGGCAGAAACGCCGTAACCCCTTCTATGTCCGCGTAAAAGCCGCCTTTTATCCGCTGGGAGATGGTGCCTTCCATGGGCTCGCTCTTTTCGCAGGCCTCGACTATCCTGTCCCAGACCTTGAAATGATCGGCTTTTGCCTTGGAGAGGCGGACGATGCCGTTCTCGTCCTCGCGCCTTTCGATAAGCACGGCGACCTCGTCCCCGACCTTGATGGTGGGCTGCCCGTCCTTGTCAAGGAACTCCCGCAGCGGCACCTGCCCCTCGGACTTGTACCCGATGTCTATCATGACCGAGTCCTGGGTTATCTGGACGACCCTGCCCTTGGCGATGTCACCTTCCTGGAGCTCCTTGAGCCGGCTTTCGAAAAGCTCCTCGAAATCCGACCTGGAAGTATCACCCGCGCGGGATTTTTCCTCTCTCCCTATCATTTAGATGCCGATCCTCCCCCGTTCTTATTCTTTGAATAAAAACCATATCATACAGCGTTTCAAAGTGCAAATCATTTCGAAGAAATCTCCTTCATGCGCAAAACCACCGCCTCTATCAGCCACTCGGGGGTCGAGGCCCCGGAAGTGACCCCTGCGCGCCGTTTTCCATCGAACCATTCGGGGCACAATTCGGAAGCCGTCTCGATATGATAGGTCTCGGGCCGTATGGCCCTGCAGACCTCGGCAAGCCTCCTCGTATTGGCGCTGTTCTTTCCGCCCACGACCACCATGACGTCTACCTCCCTGGCGAGCGCGGCGCTTTCGGTCTGCCTGGTCGAGGTGGCGTTACATATGGTGTTGAACACCTTCAGTTCCGAAGCCTTGTGTAAACAAAAACTGACAATCTCTTCAAGCTTTTCCATCCGGAGCGTCGTCTGCGCGACTATGCCGAGCTTTGAAACCCTCGGCATTTCCACGAGCTCGGCTATGCCGCTTACGACCCGCACCTTGTTGTCGCCGTAGCTCATGAGCCCCTTGACCTCAGGATGGTCCTTTTCACCGGCCACGATGACCTGATAGCCTTCTTCGGTAAGGCGGGAGACCAGCTCCTGGGCGGTCTTGACAAAGGGGCAGGTTGCGTCAACGATATCGAGCCCCTTTTCCCTCGCCTCCCTGTATTCCTCGAAGGTCACGCCGTGGGACCTTATGATGACAGTCCCCGAGCCTATCTCCGAAAGGTCGTTTTTCGCATAGACCCTGGACTCTTCCAGCATCTTTACGACCTGGGGGTTGTGGATTATCGGGCCCAGCGTATGTATGCCGTCCCCCTTTTTCTCGTCAGAGGCGCATTTGCCGGCCATGTTTATGGCCCTCTTTACGCCGAAGCAGAAACCCGACGATTTAGCTACGAGTATCTCCAACCTTCAACCTTTCATTTATTATGCTTACGACCTGTTTCACGACCTCTTCAATGCCCATTGCGCCGGTATCGACCATTACGGCATCGTCAGCCATCTTGAGGGGCGAGACCGCACGTTCGGTGTCGCGCCTGTCCCTCTCCTCGAGTTCCCTTCCGACTTCCCCTGTTGCTTTAGCGCCTTTTTCGACGAGTTCGAGGCGGCGCCTCTCTGCCCGTATCTCAGGGGAGGCGTCGAGGAATATCTTTACGTCCGCGTCCGGGAATACGGCGGTGCCGATGTCCCTTCCTTCCATTACGACCCGGCCAGCCTCGCCGACGCCCCTCTGAAAGGCCACAAGGAATTCGCGCACCGACTTTTTCACTGACACCCTGGAGGCCAGCTCCCCAGCCTCCTGCGTCCAGAGCCTCTCTGTATAATCGACCCCGTCGACCGCCACCCTGCCGCTCCCGGCATCGTACCTGAAATCGATGCCGGTGCAGAATTCCTTCAAGACCGCGTCGCTCGAAAGGTCGACCCACGACTCCTTTGCCGCGAGCGCGAACGCCCGGTACATGGCGCCGGTATTGACGTAAGTAAAGCCGAGCTTCTCGGCGACCTTCTTCGATACAGTCGTCTTCCCGACCCCGCCCGGGCCGTCTATGGCTATGACCGGCCCCCTCTTCATCCGACCCTCGTCTTTCCGAGGAGCCCGAAGAATCCCGGGAAGGAGACGTCCACGCTCCCGGCCCCCTCGATATTCACGCCCTCCTCCGTCATGAGGGCGGCTATAGCCATTGCCATCGCTATCCGGTGGTCCCCCCTGCTCTTTATCGAGCCTCCCCTGGCCCTCTTCCCGCCAGTGCCCTCGATTATCATGCCGTCTTCGGTCTCGGTATTACGGACGCCGATGGCCGAGAGGCACTCGGACATGGCGGCTATCCTGTCGCTCTCCTTGACCCTGAGCTCTGCCGCGCCGCTTATCCTTGTCGTGCCGTCCGCGAATGCCGCGGCAACGCACAATATCGGGAACTCGTCTATCGCGGGGAGGAGTTCAGGCCCGGTTATATCAACTCCTCGGAGGCGCGAGCCCCTGACAAGGATATTCCCCACCGGCTCGCCGGATGCAACGCTTCCGGCGTCCACCTCTATCGAGCCGCCCATCCTTCTGAGGATATCTATAATTCCGACCCTGGTGGGGTTTACGCCGACCTGGCGGATAAGGAGTTCCGATTCCGGCGCGAGAGTTGCTCCTGTCAGAAAGAATGCGGCTGACGAGATGTCCCCGGGTACAATTATTTTACACCCCTTAAGGCGGTTTGTCGACTTGAGGGAAATAGCGTTGCCGGAGCTCCTTACGTCAGCGCCGAAGAGCTCGAGCATCCTCTCGGTATGGTCGCGGCTCTTCTCCGGCTCTTCGATAACGGTCTCGCCGTCTGCGGAAAGCCCGGCCAGGAGGAGCGCCGACTTAAGCTGCGCGCTCGCGACTGGCGTCCTGTATTCTATGCCCTTAAGCCTCCTGCCTGATACGGCTACAGGAAGAAGGCCGCCGTCATTTCTGCCTGCAATCGACGCGCCCATTTTGCGGAGCGGGTCGACTAC encodes the following:
- the ispH gene encoding 4-hydroxy-3-methylbut-2-enyl diphosphate reductase; amino-acid sequence: MEILVAKSSGFCFGVKRAINMAGKCASDEKKGDGIHTLGPIIHNPQVVKMLEESRVYAKNDLSEIGSGTVIIRSHGVTFEEYREAREKGLDIVDATCPFVKTAQELVSRLTEEGYQVIVAGEKDHPEVKGLMSYGDNKVRVVSGIAELVEMPRVSKLGIVAQTTLRMEKLEEIVSFCLHKASELKVFNTICNATSTRQTESAALAREVDVMVVVGGKNSANTRRLAEVCRAIRPETYHIETASELCPEWFDGKRRAGVTSGASTPEWLIEAVVLRMKEISSK
- a CDS encoding integration host factor subunit beta; amino-acid sequence: MTKSELIEAVAAKITNFSRRDVEIIVDTLFESMAQSLSKGDKVEIRGFGSFKIKERDGRQGRNPKSGENIFIDAKKVPFFKAGKEIRERINDGN
- the cmk gene encoding (d)CMP kinase, whose translation is MKRGPVIAIDGPGGVGKTTVSKKVAEKLGFTYVNTGAMYRAFALAAKESWVDLSSDAVLKEFCTGIDFRYDAGSGRVAVDGVDYTERLWTQEAGELASRVSVKKSVREFLVAFQRGVGEAGRVVMEGRDIGTAVFPDADVKIFLDASPEIRAERRRLELVEKGAKATGEVGRELEERDRRDTERAVSPLKMADDAVMVDTGAMGIEEVVKQVVSIINERLKVGDTRS
- the aroA gene encoding 3-phosphoshikimate 1-carboxyvinyltransferase; translated protein: MIQAKDIFSGTERALPGSGLRGEISVPGDKSISHRAVILGSIAEGLTEIEGFLEGEDNLSTIEAFRLMGVNIARDGGRVSVTGRGLDGLSEPDDVINAGNSGTTTRLILGLLAGRPFFSAITGDASLRKRPMKRVVDPLRKMGASIAGRNDGGLLPVAVSGRRLKGIEYRTPVASAQLKSALLLAGLSADGETVIEEPEKSRDHTERMLELFGADVRSSGNAISLKSTNRLKGCKIIVPGDISSAAFFLTGATLAPESELLIRQVGVNPTRVGIIDILRRMGGSIEVDAGSVASGEPVGNILVRGSRLRGVDITGPELLPAIDEFPILCVAAAFADGTTRISGAAELRVKESDRIAAMSECLSAIGVRNTETEDGMIIEGTGGKRARGGSIKSRGDHRIAMAMAIAALMTEEGVNIEGAGSVDVSFPGFFGLLGKTRVG
- a CDS encoding HIT domain-containing protein, producing MKRLWAPWRLEYIKSGKEKGCVFCKAGTGRPGDGLLLYRGRHSLVVLNKYPYNNGHLMIAPLRHVPDIESLTVEESADIFRLTAHSTRVLTESMSPGGFNIGMNIGKAAGAGIDDHLHLHVVPRWPGDANFMPAIADVKVMPEHLADTLSRLLPRYESID
- a CDS encoding 30S ribosomal protein S1, whose protein sequence is MIGREEKSRAGDTSRSDFEELFESRLKELQEGDIAKGRVVQITQDSVMIDIGYKSEGQVPLREFLDKDGQPTIKVGDEVAVLIERREDENGIVRLSKAKADHFKVWDRIVEACEKSEPMEGTISQRIKGGFYADIEGVTAFLPGSQVDLKPVRNPDKLIGQRFKFRILKYNRRKNNVIVSRRVLLEEEREVLRKTTLETLAEGATVEGTVKNITDYGAFIDLGGIDGLVHLTDLSWGKVTHPSQLLKIGDTVKVMVLKFNREENKISLGMKQTVEDPWIKAGEKFTPGTRTTGTVVNITDYGAFVELEPGLEGLVHISEMSWTKLKHPSQKVKVGDRVEVEVIDLDPASKRISLGMKQTESNPWIEAEGRYPKGSRVSGVVKNITDFGVFIGIEEGIDGLVHISDLSWKKVKHPSELFRKGQEVEAVVLNIDAANRRFSLSTKLLEKNPWQGVEERYKPGMIVDGKVTSVADFGAFVELEAGLEGLVHVSELSRGKKRGADIKEGDIVEVEVLNVDPEDNKIGLSVREVKSQAEPAGDGNP
- a CDS encoding NADP-dependent isocitrate dehydrogenase; translation: MSKIIYTAIDEAPALATYSLLPIIQAFTGAAGIKVETRDISLSGRIIANFPENLTEGQRIQDELAALGELAKKPEANIIKLPNISASIPQLKAAIKELQEKGYKVPDYPEDPKTDAEKEIKARYGKVLGSAVNPVLREGNSDRRAAASVKNYARKNPHKMGAWTADSKSHVSHMDGGDFYGSEKSVTVEKAGNVRIEFVGQDGKTTVLKEKTALKAGEVLDASVMSRASLRKFFEAQIEDAKKQGVLFSLHLKGTMMKVSDPIMFGHAVSVFYKDVFEKHAATISELGVDVNNGLGDLYAKIQKLPEAKRAEIEADIKAVYEKRPAIAMVNSDKGITNLHVPSDVIIDASMPAMIRESGKMWGPDGKLHDAKAVIPDRSYAGVYQAVIEDCKKNGAYDPRTIGSVPNVGLMAQKAEEYGSHDKTFKAPGSGLIRIVDESGKALIEQKVEEGDIFRACQTKDAPIQDWVKLAVTRARATGAPAVFWLDKGRAHDRELISKVEKYLKDHDTKGLDIRIMSPVEATRFSLERIRKGQDTISVTGNVLRDYLTDLFPILELGTSAKMLSIVPLMDGGGLFETGAGGSAPKHVQQFVEEGYLRWDSLGEFLALGVSLEHLANTQKNARAQVLADTLDQAIGKILDNNKSPARKVGELDNRGSHFYLAMYWAEALAEQTRDKELKDRFARPAKELAENEAKIVAELNGSQGKPQDIGGYYRPDTVKTAKAMRPSATLNAIVDSI
- the sppA gene encoding signal peptide peptidase SppA produces the protein MHGRRGEFLRNLLAAFGAVFIAIILVSIAVGVIAGRGIGADKVAVVELEGIIAEPNDFTRELRELGERADIKAVVLRIDSPGGAVGPSQEIHREIERLREKKTVVASMGTIAASGGYYAAVAAHKIVANPGTITGSIGVIIEFFNVQELLGKLGLKGYVVKSGRFKDVGSPLREMDEEERELLQSVIDDVNSQFVEAVAEGRGLPPEAVKRLADGRIFSGAQAKAEGLVDELGGLHDAIELGARLAGIEGEPEVIYPRKKNVGFWKALMGDASVDKLTELLSGLRLMYLMPNPAR